One window from the genome of Spirosoma rhododendri encodes:
- a CDS encoding LOG family protein → MHSIVVYCASSPGTNPVYKDAAVELGEKMAGYNVRLIYGGGGFGLMGTVADSVLRNGGEVTGVIPNFLADLEVAHQTLTEIHFVETMHERKFKMVQLSKGVIALPGGYGTYDELFEILAWRQLKLYDGPIVLLNINGYYDLMLQQLDRGVQDGFIKPENRDLLLVADTVDEGLALIQQFWEAV, encoded by the coding sequence ATGCATAGTATCGTTGTTTATTGCGCGTCCAGCCCCGGCACCAACCCCGTCTATAAAGACGCGGCTGTCGAACTGGGCGAAAAAATGGCTGGCTACAACGTCCGGCTGATTTACGGCGGGGGCGGTTTCGGCCTGATGGGCACCGTTGCCGACTCGGTTCTCCGCAACGGGGGCGAAGTAACGGGCGTAATTCCCAACTTCCTCGCTGATCTGGAAGTAGCGCACCAGACTCTGACGGAGATTCACTTCGTGGAAACCATGCACGAGCGTAAGTTCAAGATGGTGCAGTTGTCGAAGGGCGTCATTGCGCTGCCCGGCGGCTACGGCACCTACGATGAGCTGTTCGAGATTCTGGCGTGGCGGCAGCTTAAATTGTACGACGGCCCCATCGTGCTGCTCAACATCAACGGCTACTACGATCTGATGCTCCAGCAACTTGACCGGGGTGTTCAGGATGGCTTTATCAAACCCGAAAACCGCGACCTGCTCCTCGTCGCCGACACCGTCGATGAAGGGCTGGCGCTGATCCAGCAGTTCTGGGAAGCGGTATAG